Proteins encoded within one genomic window of Brenneria nigrifluens DSM 30175 = ATCC 13028:
- a CDS encoding ABC transporter ATP-binding protein, translating to MIEVNDLNLCFGQGSTLNQVLYDVNLTVNDGAIFGLVGESGSGKTTVLKCLAGLFNHWQGNLLIEGQPLAHRIDRGRCRRVQMVFQDPYGSLHPRHTVESILEEPLLIHRFADRDDRIDTLLEKVGLGTPFRRRYPHQLSGGQRQRVAIARALILEPRVLLLDEPTSALDVSVQAEILNLLAELQQQEKLTYLLVTHDLGVISHLCHKVAVMQYGRILETLDIGDLTRDTPKNAYTTMLVEASRQYSRDLAVRSERMG from the coding sequence ATGATTGAGGTGAACGATCTGAACCTCTGTTTCGGCCAGGGCAGCACGCTCAATCAGGTGCTGTACGATGTAAATCTTACCGTTAATGATGGCGCTATTTTCGGCCTGGTGGGGGAGTCCGGTTCGGGGAAAACCACGGTACTGAAATGTCTGGCCGGGTTGTTTAATCACTGGCAGGGCAACCTGCTGATTGAAGGTCAACCGCTGGCGCACCGTATCGATCGGGGGCGTTGCCGTCGGGTGCAGATGGTGTTCCAGGACCCCTATGGTTCGCTGCATCCCCGCCATACGGTGGAGTCGATACTGGAAGAACCTCTGTTGATCCATCGCTTTGCCGACCGCGACGACCGTATTGATACGCTGCTGGAAAAGGTGGGGCTGGGAACGCCGTTTCGCCGCCGCTATCCCCACCAGCTTTCCGGCGGGCAGCGTCAGCGCGTCGCCATCGCCCGGGCGCTGATCCTGGAGCCGCGGGTGCTGCTGCTGGATGAGCCCACCTCGGCGCTGGACGTCTCCGTGCAGGCGGAAATCCTCAATCTGCTGGCCGAGTTGCAGCAGCAGGAGAAATTGACCTATCTGCTGGTGACCCACGATCTGGGGGTGATTTCCCATCTGTGCCATAAGGTGGCGGTGATGCAATACGGCCGGATACTGGAAACGCTGGATATCGGCGACTTGACCCGCGATACGCCGAAAAATGCCTATACCACCATGCTGGTGGAGGCCAGCCGTCAGTACAGTCGCGATCTGGCGGTGCGTTCGGAACGAATGGGATGA
- the ppiA gene encoding peptidylprolyl isomerase A: MFKRTLVAAAALISLSAFSPLFAATGATHVLLTTSAGNIELALDEQKAPVSVKNFIEYVNNGFYNGTTFHRVIPGFMIQGGGFTDDMKQKAPNPPIKNEADNGLRNLRGTVAMARTADKDSATSQFFINVADNAFLDHGQRDFGYAVFGRVVKGMEVADKISQVQTENVGPYQNVPLKPVVIQSAKVLP, encoded by the coding sequence ATGTTCAAACGTACTCTGGTTGCCGCGGCGGCCTTGATTTCACTTAGCGCTTTTTCCCCGCTGTTTGCCGCCACCGGCGCTACGCATGTGTTGCTGACCACCTCGGCAGGAAACATTGAGCTGGCATTGGATGAGCAAAAAGCCCCGGTTTCGGTGAAAAACTTTATTGAGTACGTGAATAACGGCTTTTATAACGGCACCACGTTTCATCGCGTGATCCCCGGTTTTATGATCCAGGGCGGCGGCTTTACCGATGATATGAAGCAGAAAGCGCCCAACCCGCCGATCAAAAACGAGGCGGATAACGGTTTGCGCAACCTGCGCGGCACCGTCGCCATGGCGCGTACCGCCGACAAGGACAGCGCCACCAGTCAGTTCTTTATCAACGTGGCGGACAACGCCTTTCTCGATCACGGCCAGCGCGATTTTGGCTACGCGGTCTTTGGCCGGGTGGTAAAAGGGATGGAGGTCGCGGATAAGATTTCCCAGGTGCAGACTGAAAACGTCGGCCCGTATCAGAACGTGCCGCTCAAACCCGTGGTTATCCAGTCAGCGAAGGTTCTGCCTTAA